A stretch of DNA from Candidatus Pantoea bituminis:
GAAAGTTTTGCGGCTTTTCCGTTCTGAATCCCAACCCAATCAGCCGGCCGAAAACGAAGCGCAGAAAAGGAAGGCGGCGAATCAGGGTGGGCATCTTGCTTTTACCCGTGGATTTTCCCTTGTTGCTGCTCATTTTTATCTGCAGAAATTGGGTAGCAACCGTAGGGAACTGCCGCCGCTTCTGTACTTTCTCCAGATCGCGCAGTTGCACTTCGCCCTTTAGCAACGGCGCGGTTAACGCGTTGGCCGTCGCAACGGCATCCTGAATGGCCAGATTGACACCGACACCACCAATGGGCGACATCGCATGTGCCGCATCGCCGATGCAAAGCACGCCGGGCTTCATCCATTTATCAAGCCGGTCAATGCGGATAGAAAGCAGCTTGAGCTGATCCCACTCAACGAGTTCATTCATACGCGTTTCGGAAAAAGGGGCGACCGACGCAATGCTCTTTTTAACGCGGGCAGACCCGCCGATTTCAATGCAGTGAAATGGTCTTTCGGAATGGTATAGCCGCATTGCCAGTTATCGCCGCGATCGATGATGATGAAATTTTGACGCGGGCCTTTGTGTCCCATTTCCCATTTCGGATCGCCCTGCTGTTTACGCAAGCTAAACCAAATGACATCGCGTGATGCACCGAATACCCGGCTTGTCAGACCGGTTTTTCTCTGACCGCTGAACGACGTCCATCGGCGCCAATTACTACGCGTGCACGAATAGCGAACAGCCGATGTTCTGCTGAGGCCTTTACCCCGCAAACCGCCTCTTTTTCATACAGGAAGTCATCAAACCGGGTCGATTTAAGCAAAGTAAAGCTGGGGAATTGGGCACTTTTCTCTGCCAGAAAATTCAGGAAATCCCACTGTGGCATAAAAGCAATAAAGCGGCACTTTACCGGCAGACGTGAAAAGTCAGCCATGGTGACTTCTTGCCCCGCCACTTCTGCCTGAAGTTTTTCCGCGCGTTGATGAGGTAACTTAAGCAACGCTTCAAGTAACCCAAGGTGATGCATGATTTGCAACGTAGAGGGGTGAATGGTGTCGCCGCGAAAGTCGCGCAGGAAATCGGGATGTTTTTCGATCACCACAACGCGCAAGCCTGCGCGGGCAAGCAGGTAGCCAAGCATCAAACCTGCCGGGCCAGCGCCGACGATACAACAATCAGAGGAGATGATTTCAGTAGAGGATGACTTCATAGCGAATCCTTCATTTTGTATGAAGTCAGTTTATGATAATAATTATCATTTAGACAAGGAGAGAGTCAGCTTACTTTCCTTCAAAAAAGTCTTCCGGCAGCTGACCGGGCGCCATATTAATGACGTCGTCATTATCAGCCCCTTCATTTTTCATATAGGTTACCTGAGCAAATTCAGGAATGATCACATAGGGGTAAGCCGGTCCTTCATCTCTAAAACGATGCATATCATCAATGAACTCATTCTGATAGCAGATGGTTTTTTCGGGATGTTGCCCTTCTCCGGCTATCCATTGCGGAAAGAATATCGTGCCATGCACAATCTTCCTGTTCAGGTCAAACAGCAGACTCACGCATGT
This window harbors:
- a CDS encoding phenolic acid decarboxylase; translated protein: MSIDPNQTISNDLSNFVGTHFVYTYDNGWKYEWYARNDNTCDYRIHQGLVGGRWVTNQKMHAVQFAPGIFKADWHEPTGTCVSLLFDLNRKIVHGTIFFPQWIAGEGQHPEKTICYQNEFIDDMHRFRDEGPAYPYVIIPEFAQVTYMKNEGADNDDVINMAPGQLPEDFFEGK